In Fulvia fulva chromosome 10, complete sequence, a single window of DNA contains:
- a CDS encoding V-type proton ATPase subunit d, with protein sequence MAEGMFYNATNGYVEGIVRGYRNTLLSGQNYGNLTQCDNIDGKHMYTAENGGRADLANTDVKLQLGPAYGDYLAALPPNPSTSALADKTLDKLVAEFRYLQANATGSLAKFMEYLTYAYMIDNVALLITGTLHERDTKELLERCHPLGWFETMPVLCVATNIEELYNSVLIETPLAPYFKGSISHHDLDELNIEIIRNTLYKNYLEDFHRFVNEEPGIAGTPTQEVMSEVLEFEADRRSINITINSFGTELSKQDRKKLYPNFGRLHPEGTLMLSRADDVEGVRIAVDGVHDYRTMLDQTGMGGGGGIGNQSGGVGGDDGKSLEDLFYQKEMEICKLAFTYQFTHAVVYAWVKLREQEIRNITWISECIAQNQKDRVNNYISVF encoded by the exons ATGGCCGAAGGCATGTTCTAT AATGCGACAAATGGCTACGTCGAAGGCATCGTACGTGGCTACCGAAACACACTCCTCTCTGGCCAAAACTACGGCAACCTGACACAATGCGACAACATCGATGGTAAGCATATGTATACGGCAGAAAATGGAGGCAGGGCTGACTTGGCCAATACAGACGTCAAGCTACAACTCGGACCTGCGTATGGCGACTACCTCGCAGCACTCCCTCCCAACCCTTCCACATCCGCTCTCGCCGACAAGACACTTGATAAACTCGTGGCGGAGTTCAGATATCTCCAAGCGAACGCCACCGGAAGTTTGGCAAAGTTCATGGAGTATCTGACATACGCATACATGATTGACAATGTGGCACTCCTCATTACTGGCACACTTCACGAGCGCGACACAAAGGAACTCCTCGAACGATGTCACCCGCTTGGCTGGTTCGAGACGATGCCAGTACTCTGTGTGGCCACGAACATCGAAGAGCTGTACAACTCAGTCCTGATCGAAACACCTCTTGCGCCATACTTCAAGGGCTCTATCAGCCACCACGACTTGGATGAGCTCAACATTGAGATCATCAGAAATACGCTGTACAAGAACTACCTAGAAGACTTCCACCGATTCGTGAATGAAGAGCCAGGCATTGCGGGTACACCAACACAAGAGGTCATGAGCGAGGTGCTGGAGTTCGAGGCGGACAGGAGATCGATAAATATCACAATCAACTCGTTTGGTACGGAGCTATCGAAGCAGGACAGGAAGAAGCTCTACCCAAACTTCGGACGTCTACACCCAGAGGGCACCCTCATGCTGTCTCGCGCGGATGATGTGGAAGGCGTAAGGATAGCTGTCGACGGCGTACACGACTACAGGACAATGCTTGATCAGACCGGCATGGGTGGCGGCGGAGGCATTGGAAACCAGTCTGGCGGCGTTGGAGGCGACGATGGCAAGAGCTTGGAGGACCTGTTCTACCAAAAGGAGATGGAGATCTGCAAGCTGGCCTTTACATACCAGTTCACACATGCTGTCGTGTATGCATGGGTGAAGCTGCGGGAGCAG GAAATCAGGAATATCACCTGGATCTCGGAGTGCATTGCGCAGAACCAGAAAGACCGGGTCAACAACTATATTAGTGTGTTTTAG